One genomic segment of Ipomoea triloba cultivar NCNSP0323 chromosome 9, ASM357664v1 includes these proteins:
- the LOC116029109 gene encoding berberine bridge enzyme-like 26: MKSPMCFAVVAFIFSLICFPAACSSIHAHHQDFVHCLSSKLRNNATSQVLYTPSSPSFLPILNMSAQNSRFTGPGTPKPVVIITPLRESHVRAALICSRKYNIQLRTRSGGHDYEGVSFVSSLPFAILDLIKFRSIEVNVGEKSAWVQTGATLGELYYSIANKSDTLAFPAGICPTVGTGGHISGGGYGMLLRKYGLAADHVIDARIMDVNGRILDRKSMGEDLFWAIRGGGGASFGIILAWKLELVPVPETVTVFNISKTLEQNLTNLLYKWQFFANKADRNLYLRVVLQNTNTTGERTVEGLFNAQYLGRSEALLAMIQKGFPELGVTKSDLTEMSWINTVTYHYPVDSLLNRSFNLKQRSFKIKSDYAKRPFTPQIFQGMLELFKEEDINGPNMQLVPYGGIMDEISPSETPYPHRAGNLFFLGYATGWDEVGQVAAQKHLSWIRKLYAYLTPYVSNNPRESYSNYRDFDLGQNNLVGTTSLDQASSWGYKYFMNNFYRLAKVKALVDPDNFFRNEQSIIPLSYPL; the protein is encoded by the coding sequence ATGAAAAGCCCAATGTGTTTTGCGGTTGTagcatttattttttccttaatttgtTTCCCAGCAGCCTGCAGTAGCATTCATGCTCATCATCAAGATTTTGTGCACTGTCTTTCCAGCAAGCTCAGAAATAATGCCACCTCTCAGGTACTCTACACTCCCAGCAGCCCATCATTCTTGCCCATCCTGAATATGTCCGCCCAGAATTCCAGGTTCACCGGGCCCGGAACCCCCAAACCTGTAGTCATCATCACACCTTTACGGGAATCCCACGTTCGAGCTGCACTCATTTGCTCCCGAAAGTATAACATCCAGCTGAGGACCCGAAGCGGTGGCCACGATTACGAGGGCGTTTCCTTTGTTTCCAGCCTCCCCTTTGCCATTCTGGACTTGATCAAGTTCCGGTCGATCGAGGTTAACGTTGGGGAGAAGTCGGCGTGGGTCCAAACCGGAGCCACGCTAGGTGAACTCTATTATAGCATTGCTAATAAGAGCGACACTTTAGCTTTTCCGGCGGGTATTTGTCCCACGGTGGGCACGGGTGGCCACATCAGCGGCGGCGGCTACGGGATGTTGTTGCGAAAATATGGGTTGGCGGCGGACCACGTGATTGACGCCCGAATCATGGATGTTAACGGGAGAATTCTGGACCGGAAATCCATGGGGGAGGATCTCTTCTGGGCTATCaggggcggcggcggcgctAGCTTCGGCATCATACTCGCCTGGAAACTGGAACTGGTTCCCGTGCCTGAAACCGTCACCGTATTCAATATTTCCAAAACCCTGGAACAAAACTTAACAAACCTATTGTATAAATGGCAGTTTTTCGCCAACAAGGCCGACAGAAACCTCTACCTCAGAGTCGTCCTACAAAACACCAACACTACTGGGGAGAGAACAGTAGAGGGTTTGTTCAATGCACAATACCTCGGAAGATCCGAAGCCTTGCTAGCCATGATACAGAAAGGATTTCCAGAATTGGGCGTCACCAAATCCGACTTAACCGAGATGAGTTGGATCAACACCGTAACCTATCACTACCCCGTCGACAGCCTACTCAACCGCTCCTTCAATCTCAAACAACGGAGCTTCAAGATCAAGTCCGACTATGCCAAACGCCCCTTTACCCCCCAAATTTTCCAAGGAATGTTGGAACTGTTTAAAGAAGAAGACATCAACGGGCCGAATATGCAGCTTGTTCCCTATGGAGGGATAATGGATGAGATTTCGCCCTCAGAAACGCCTTATCCACACAGGGCAGGTAACCTATTTTTCCTCGGATACGCCACTGGATGGGACGAAGTCGGCCAAGTCGCGGCTCAGAAGCATCTCTCGTGGATTCGCAAGCTTTACGCTTACTTGACTCCCTATGTTTCCAACAATCCCAGAGAATCCTACTCCAATTACAGGGATTTTGACCTGGGACAAAACAATTTGGTCGGGACAACCAGCCTGGATCAGGCAAGTTCTTGGGGTTATAAATATTTCATGAATAACTTCTATAGGCTTGCCAAAGTGAAGGCTTTGGTGGATCCAGATAACTTCTTCAGGAATGAACAGAGCATTATTCCACTTTCATATCCACTTTGA